One Propionispora hippei DSM 15287 genomic window carries:
- a CDS encoding HAL/PAL/TAL family ammonia-lyase, with translation MSCRATNETNKIVLDGNSLSFAQVVEFLEDPSIQVQLGDAARQQVDASRKQLEAWLKSENRVVYGLNTGLGKLKDCVVSEKDQAEFQKNILYSHAVGLGAPFDSQIARLAMLFRANVLSRGHSGVRPELIDRLLLLLNAGIIPQMPQIGSLGVGDLQPMAHLGLCLAGYPEGRVVYQGQVETADTALAKAGISPVEFSLAAREALALMSGSTVMLAAAVHCYYVASKRIVAAEAALALSLEAIRGERQAFDFRIHAARGIAEQVETAKNICALTAGSSWMSEAGRQRLGENQPRVQDAVSFRSSAQVHGAVRDVLQYIETILERELNASTDNPLLFESDQGYESMSGGNFHGALLAYAMDFLAIVFTDLAVLSERRSARLLDPVMSYGLPSNLAGGQVGLNTGFALVQADAAALIGEMRILAAPASIGSVPSKSNQEDHNSMGMGAVRKAMLVLEHLNKVLAVEMLCAAQAIELIAGNMQGLSLGIGTQAIYGCLRQHTQGMQNDRYIREDLYRVIELIDQSEFIRIIKLYEAQGCTIAETAAGIG, from the coding sequence ATGAGCTGTCGGGCAACTAATGAAACTAATAAAATCGTACTGGACGGAAATTCGCTATCCTTTGCACAGGTGGTTGAATTTCTGGAGGACCCGTCCATACAGGTGCAGCTAGGGGATGCCGCGCGACAGCAGGTGGATGCGTCAAGAAAACAACTGGAAGCCTGGCTGAAGAGCGAGAACCGGGTGGTCTACGGGCTGAACACCGGTTTGGGAAAACTGAAGGATTGCGTGGTCAGTGAAAAGGATCAGGCCGAATTTCAAAAGAATATCTTATATTCTCATGCAGTGGGGCTTGGCGCACCGTTTGACAGTCAAATTGCCCGTCTGGCCATGCTGTTTAGGGCCAATGTCCTATCTCGCGGCCATTCCGGGGTAAGACCGGAATTGATTGACCGCCTTCTGCTGCTGCTCAATGCCGGTATCATCCCGCAAATGCCGCAGATCGGCTCACTGGGCGTCGGCGATTTGCAGCCTATGGCACATCTGGGACTGTGCCTGGCCGGCTATCCGGAAGGGCGTGTAGTGTATCAGGGACAGGTGGAAACCGCCGATACGGCTCTAGCTAAGGCCGGGATCAGTCCGGTGGAGTTTTCGCTGGCGGCCCGGGAGGCGCTGGCCCTGATGAGTGGCAGTACGGTTATGCTGGCAGCGGCTGTACATTGCTACTATGTGGCGTCCAAGCGGATCGTGGCGGCTGAGGCGGCCTTGGCCCTCAGCCTGGAGGCCATACGCGGCGAACGGCAGGCTTTTGATTTTCGTATTCATGCCGCCAGAGGGATTGCGGAGCAGGTGGAAACAGCAAAAAATATTTGTGCCTTGACGGCGGGCAGCTCCTGGATGTCTGAGGCAGGCCGGCAAAGGCTGGGCGAAAACCAGCCCCGGGTGCAGGATGCCGTCAGCTTTCGGTCCAGTGCGCAGGTACATGGCGCTGTACGGGATGTCCTGCAATATATTGAAACCATTTTAGAACGGGAACTGAACGCCTCCACCGATAACCCTTTGCTATTCGAATCGGACCAGGGCTATGAAAGCATGAGCGGCGGCAATTTCCACGGGGCGCTGCTGGCGTACGCCATGGATTTTCTGGCCATTGTATTTACCGATTTGGCCGTATTGTCTGAACGGCGTTCAGCCCGCCTGCTTGACCCGGTCATGAGTTATGGTTTGCCGTCCAATCTGGCCGGCGGCCAGGTTGGGCTTAATACAGGCTTTGCCCTGGTGCAGGCCGATGCGGCGGCTTTAATCGGTGAGATGCGAATCCTGGCGGCGCCGGCCAGCATTGGGTCGGTCCCCAGTAAGAGCAATCAGGAAGATCACAACAGTATGGGCATGGGCGCTGTACGCAAGGCCATGCTGGTTCTGGAGCATCTTAATAAGGTCCTGGCAGTGGAAATGCTGTGTGCGGCTCAGGCAATTGAACTGATTGCCGGCAATATGCAGGGCCTTTCACTGGGAATAGGCACGCAGGCCATTTATGGCTGCCTGCGCCAGCATACTCAGGGTATGCAGAACGACCGGTATATCCGGGAGGATTTATACCGGGTCATTGAATTGATTGACCAATCCGAATTTATTCGTATAATTAAGTTATATGAAGCGCAAGGGTGTACGATAGCGGAAACGGCGGCCGGCATCGGATGA
- a CDS encoding IclR family transcriptional regulator — protein MGEAQTLAKALDILFAIAATGTQLSVSEIASQVNIPESTAYRLLRTLEQNGIVERKIKGKISLGFRILDLARCLYQEMDRELFIIARPIMEGLTEECGETSVLMVRSGIHAVCIQSVESQRAIRFSLPNGRILPLHVSASGKVILAFEDKTVIEQVLAHIGDPGPVARDLATIRQEGCSITVAEIDQDVMGIGVPVYDAYGRIMASLTIAGPVERMQKQDLAALAQTVRQAAGQISGRLQHKEPRQ, from the coding sequence ATGGGAGAAGCACAAACATTAGCCAAAGCACTGGATATTTTATTTGCCATCGCGGCTACGGGGACACAACTGTCGGTAAGCGAGATTGCCAGCCAGGTGAACATTCCCGAGAGCACGGCCTACCGGCTGCTGCGAACGCTGGAACAGAACGGGATCGTAGAGCGCAAAATAAAAGGGAAAATCAGCCTTGGTTTTCGCATTTTGGATTTGGCGCGCTGCCTGTATCAGGAGATGGACCGGGAACTGTTCATTATTGCCCGCCCGATTATGGAAGGTCTGACTGAAGAGTGTGGCGAGACTTCGGTCTTAATGGTGCGCAGCGGCATCCATGCTGTTTGTATTCAGTCGGTGGAAAGCCAGCGGGCCATTCGCTTTTCTCTGCCGAACGGCCGGATTCTACCCTTGCATGTCAGTGCTTCCGGTAAAGTCATTTTGGCGTTTGAGGATAAAACAGTGATTGAACAGGTGCTTGCACATATCGGTGACCCCGGGCCTGTTGCCCGCGATTTGGCGACCATAAGGCAGGAAGGGTGCAGTATAACCGTTGCGGAAATTGATCAGGATGTGATGGGCATCGGCGTTCCCGTCTATGACGCCTATGGGCGGATTATGGCCAGCCTGACCATTGCCGGGCCGGTGGAACGCATGCAAAAGCAAGACCTGGCGGCGCTGGCGCAGACCGTCCGGCAGGCAGCCGGACAAATTTCGGGACGTCTCCAGCACAAGGAGCCGAGGCAGTAA
- a CDS encoding MalY/PatB family protein produces MKYDFDTVIDRTNNFAAKYDEIGLKFGREDLVPLWVADMDFRTAEPIIEAIRQRAEQGIFGYTSRPKSYFAAASEWLSRRHGWAADPSLMLHSPGVVPSLSMMIQHFTEPGDKIIIQSPVYYPFFDVVRSHGRQLLENPLKNVNGRYEMDYDHLAELAAQGAKYLLLCSPHNPVGRVWHKDELVRLGQICLRHGVTVIADEIHSDLVYSAHKHIPFASISEEFGQNTITCIAPSKTFNLAGLQASIVIFPNREYKARFDAILGNLDIRRNNCFSLVAVEAAYRQGEEWLEQVNAYIKDNFAYIGDFCRTHIPEIKPNEPEGTYLVWLDCRELGLNRTELHDFMLNEAKLALDDGFWFSEQADGYMRLNAACPRSILTKALTQLKQAVAARRGKD; encoded by the coding sequence ATGAAATATGATTTTGATACCGTAATTGACAGGACCAATAATTTTGCCGCTAAATATGATGAAATAGGCTTAAAATTCGGCCGGGAGGATTTGGTCCCCCTGTGGGTGGCCGATATGGACTTTCGCACGGCCGAACCGATTATAGAAGCCATCCGGCAGCGGGCTGAGCAGGGCATCTTTGGCTATACGTCGCGTCCTAAATCTTACTTTGCGGCAGCCAGCGAGTGGCTTAGCCGGCGCCATGGCTGGGCGGCCGATCCAAGTCTGATGCTACATAGCCCCGGTGTGGTTCCTTCGTTAAGTATGATGATTCAACATTTTACCGAACCGGGAGATAAGATCATTATTCAGTCGCCGGTATACTATCCGTTCTTTGACGTGGTGCGCAGCCATGGCCGGCAGCTATTGGAGAATCCCTTGAAAAATGTGAATGGCCGGTATGAGATGGATTATGATCACTTGGCAGAGCTTGCCGCTCAGGGTGCGAAATATCTGCTTTTGTGCAGTCCCCACAATCCGGTGGGGCGTGTCTGGCACAAGGACGAGCTGGTCCGGCTGGGCCAGATCTGCCTGCGCCACGGCGTTACCGTTATTGCCGATGAAATCCACTCTGATCTGGTCTATTCCGCACATAAACATATCCCCTTTGCCAGCATCTCGGAGGAATTCGGGCAGAATACCATTACCTGCATTGCGCCGAGTAAAACTTTCAATCTGGCCGGCCTGCAGGCTTCCATTGTCATTTTCCCCAACCGCGAATACAAAGCCCGGTTTGATGCGATTTTAGGAAACCTGGACATCCGCCGCAACAATTGCTTCAGCCTGGTGGCGGTGGAAGCGGCCTACCGTCAGGGCGAGGAGTGGCTGGAGCAGGTCAATGCCTATATTAAGGATAACTTTGCCTATATCGGCGATTTCTGCCGGACCCATATTCCCGAAATCAAACCTAATGAACCGGAAGGAACGTACCTGGTCTGGCTGGATTGTCGCGAACTGGGTTTGAACCGTACCGAACTGCACGACTTTATGCTGAACGAGGCCAAGCTGGCTTTGGACGACGGCTTCTGGTTCAGTGAGCAGGCCGACGGTTATATGCGCCTCAACGCCGCCTGCCCGCGCAGTATTTTGACCAAGGCGCTGACCCAGCTCAAACAGGCGGTTGCCGCACGCCGGGGCAAGGACTGA
- a CDS encoding thiamine diphosphokinase: MNHIIRLPQLDCLFPGPAPDREVLLAAGGRAPQPVWLKEAAAGRAVWCVDHGIDCCQRSRIVPERVIGDGDSASGAGWAWGRQLGVPMEEYPAEKNLTDLQLALQTAGTVYRQAAVVVTGVWGGRFDHAFSNIYSLTGRAALGLSRCLAADQTEVLLLLQGEDAVRLTWRAAPEVISLLPLSGTCSGVSIQGVHWPLDRVELLSTLPYAVSNRPAAAEVSVALNGGSLGVYLCWQSAHVAADS; encoded by the coding sequence ATGAACCATATAATACGACTGCCGCAATTGGACTGCCTATTCCCCGGCCCGGCACCGGACCGGGAGGTCCTGCTGGCAGCCGGCGGCCGGGCGCCGCAGCCGGTCTGGCTGAAGGAGGCCGCTGCCGGCCGCGCCGTCTGGTGCGTCGACCACGGCATTGACTGCTGCCAACGCAGCCGGATTGTCCCTGAACGGGTGATTGGCGACGGCGACAGCGCCAGCGGGGCCGGTTGGGCCTGGGGACGGCAACTGGGTGTGCCGATGGAGGAATATCCGGCCGAAAAAAATCTTACCGACCTGCAGCTTGCCCTGCAAACCGCCGGCACGGTATACCGCCAGGCAGCTGTGGTGGTTACCGGCGTCTGGGGCGGACGGTTTGATCATGCCTTTAGCAATATCTATTCACTGACAGGCCGCGCCGCCTTAGGCCTTTCCCGCTGTTTGGCCGCCGATCAGACGGAAGTGCTCCTCCTGCTGCAAGGCGAAGACGCGGTCCGGCTTACCTGGCGCGCTGCGCCTGAGGTTATATCACTCCTGCCCTTGTCCGGCACCTGCAGCGGCGTGAGCATCCAGGGCGTCCACTGGCCGCTGGACAGGGTGGAACTGCTGAGCACCCTGCCTTATGCCGTCAGCAACCGCCCGGCCGCGGCCGAGGTCAGCGTGGCCCTGAACGGCGGCAGTCTGGGGGTCTACCTGTGCTGGCAGAGCGCTCATGTAGCGGCGGACAGTTGA
- the thiT gene encoding energy-coupled thiamine transporter ThiT, which translates to MEETTWLNAIWLLSENPASLFALIGMVALLAAFAYIKKITIHTRLLVHIGLALALTVVLHTFRLYHMPQGGSVTLGAMLPLLLLSFRYGPVVGYLAGFVYGLLNLLQDPYILHPVQVLFDYPLPYMAMGLAGFFRDRPFLGATVAVVGRFICHFISGVVFFASYAPEGVSPYWYSLVFNGSYLLPELIICLVILKVLPVGRVLQTIQK; encoded by the coding sequence ATGGAAGAGACAACCTGGTTAAACGCTATCTGGCTGCTTTCCGAAAACCCGGCCAGCCTATTCGCCCTGATCGGAATGGTGGCGCTGCTGGCAGCGTTTGCCTATATAAAAAAAATCACTATCCATACCCGGCTGCTGGTTCATATCGGTCTGGCGCTGGCCCTGACGGTGGTGCTGCACACCTTCCGGCTGTATCATATGCCTCAGGGCGGCAGTGTCACGCTGGGAGCCATGCTGCCGCTCCTGCTGCTGTCCTTCCGCTACGGGCCGGTGGTGGGCTATCTGGCAGGTTTTGTCTACGGGCTGCTTAACCTGCTGCAGGACCCTTATATTTTGCATCCTGTCCAGGTGCTGTTCGATTACCCCCTGCCGTACATGGCCATGGGCTTGGCCGGCTTTTTTCGGGACCGGCCGTTCTTAGGCGCGACGGTTGCCGTAGTCGGCCGGTTTATCTGTCATTTTATATCGGGCGTTGTTTTTTTCGCCAGCTATGCGCCGGAGGGGGTATCTCCCTATTGGTATTCCCTGGTGTTTAACGGCAGCTACCTGCTGCCGGAGCTGATCATTTGCCTGGTTATTCTTAAAGTACTGCCGGTTGGCAGAGTGCTGCAGACCATCCAAAAATAA
- a CDS encoding aminopeptidase, with amino-acid sequence MNTQLLEKYARLIVKTGINLEKNQTLVINSPIESAPFSRALAETAYKEGARDVVIVWRDELFTKIRYTHAPEEVFSEYPDWQKELYMTYVRQGAAFVSIAASDPELLKDIEPGRIAKAQKAGSTALREYRERLMSNQNTWCVVSVPTAAWAKKVFPDLSEEAAIARLWELICQVVRVDTPDPVAAWNSHKQNLQQRLDFLNGHNFKTLHYKNSLGTDLTVELPEGHIWLGGSEHTPDGREFIANMPTEEVFTLPQRTGVNGKVVSSKPLNYNGNLIDGFMLTFTDGKIVDFTAKTGYESLKHLLETDEGASYLGEVALVPFDSPISNANILFYNTLFDENASCHLAFGKAYPVCLANSENYTAEELAQKGVNDSLVHEDFMLGTADLEILGTTRQGQQIPVFKNGNFAF; translated from the coding sequence ATGAATACGCAATTGCTTGAAAAATATGCCCGTTTGATTGTAAAAACCGGTATTAACTTAGAGAAAAACCAGACGCTGGTTATCAATTCCCCCATTGAAAGCGCGCCCTTTAGCCGGGCTCTGGCGGAAACCGCCTACAAGGAAGGTGCCCGGGATGTGGTCATCGTCTGGCGCGACGAATTATTCACCAAAATCCGCTACACCCATGCGCCGGAAGAGGTATTCAGCGAATATCCCGACTGGCAAAAAGAGCTGTATATGACCTATGTGCGACAGGGGGCTGCTTTCGTCAGTATTGCCGCCTCCGATCCCGAGCTGCTGAAGGACATTGAACCGGGCCGCATCGCCAAGGCCCAGAAGGCCGGCAGCACAGCGCTGCGCGAGTACCGGGAGCGTCTGATGAGCAACCAGAACACCTGGTGCGTCGTATCCGTTCCCACCGCGGCCTGGGCCAAAAAGGTATTCCCGGACCTGTCGGAGGAAGCGGCCATTGCCAGACTCTGGGAACTGATCTGCCAGGTCGTGCGGGTGGATACACCCGATCCGGTGGCCGCCTGGAACAGCCACAAGCAAAACCTGCAGCAGCGGCTGGATTTCCTAAACGGCCACAACTTTAAAACGCTTCATTATAAAAATTCGCTGGGTACCGACCTGACTGTCGAGCTGCCGGAAGGCCATATCTGGCTGGGCGGCTCCGAGCACACGCCGGACGGACGGGAATTCATCGCCAACATGCCGACCGAGGAAGTCTTCACCCTGCCTCAACGGACAGGCGTCAATGGCAAGGTCGTCAGCTCCAAGCCGCTTAACTACAACGGCAATCTGATCGACGGCTTCATGCTGACCTTCACTGACGGCAAAATTGTCGATTTCACAGCCAAAACAGGCTACGAGAGCCTGAAACACCTGCTGGAAACCGACGAGGGAGCCAGCTATCTGGGTGAAGTGGCGCTGGTACCCTTCGACTCTCCTATCTCTAATGCCAACATTTTGTTTTACAACACCCTATTCGATGAAAACGCCTCCTGCCATTTAGCCTTCGGCAAGGCCTATCCGGTCTGCCTCGCCAACAGTGAGAACTACACGGCGGAAGAACTGGCGCAAAAAGGCGTAAACGATTCACTGGTCCACGAGGATTTTATGCTCGGCACCGCCGATCTGGAAATCCTCGGCACCACCCGGCAGGGACAGCAAATTCCTGTTTTTAAAAACGGCAATTTTGCCTTCTGA
- a CDS encoding class I adenylate-forming enzyme family protein, with protein sequence MLVHELIGQGTKNDPVFYYPRQMTYGELAQEVDHYRDYFFACGIKTGDHVGLFAKNSIEFVCTYLALASLGATVVPINFQLTARETAYILHDAGIHHLVTAATLDLTDELANYGRQELSQLTFATIKQALSQETYPPAPPLPAEFDEQQPCVIIYTSGTTGHPKGAVLTHENLVVDAQAFSHMLPVERRDNVLCVLPMYHCFAWTCAILNALWLGAGITVLETFAPKETAAVIKEHRVTVMYGVPPMYNLLSRLAQPDALRSVRIFVSGGASLPVEVAKQFESIYGTPIIEGYGLSEASPVVTFNLPEKRKYGSIGKALPGITVAIVTEDGQQLGTGEIGELVVRGPIVMQGYWNLPEQTAQSLRDGWLHTGDIAYRDEDGYFFIVDRLKDMIISSGENVYPREIEELLYTYPGVVEAAVIGVPDSLRGQAIRAYLVMREGASFNKRAVKEFLQARLAPYKQPRDIVVVDALPKTPTGKLLKRALREEAAATKS encoded by the coding sequence TTGCTTGTTCATGAATTAATCGGGCAAGGAACAAAGAACGACCCCGTTTTTTATTATCCCCGGCAAATGACCTATGGGGAATTGGCACAAGAGGTTGACCACTACCGGGATTATTTTTTCGCTTGCGGCATCAAGACCGGCGATCATGTCGGACTGTTCGCCAAAAATTCCATTGAATTTGTCTGTACCTACCTGGCGCTGGCCAGCCTGGGTGCCACTGTTGTTCCCATTAATTTTCAACTGACCGCCCGCGAAACAGCCTATATCCTTCACGACGCCGGCATCCACCATCTGGTGACGGCGGCGACGCTGGACCTGACCGATGAACTGGCAAATTACGGACGCCAGGAACTCAGCCAGCTTACCTTTGCCACGATTAAACAGGCGCTGAGCCAGGAAACCTATCCGCCGGCGCCACCACTGCCGGCCGAGTTTGACGAGCAGCAGCCCTGCGTGATTATCTATACCTCAGGCACCACCGGCCATCCCAAGGGAGCGGTCCTCACTCACGAAAACCTGGTTGTCGACGCCCAGGCGTTCAGCCATATGCTGCCGGTGGAGCGCCGGGACAATGTCCTCTGCGTACTGCCTATGTATCACTGCTTTGCCTGGACCTGCGCTATCTTAAACGCGCTTTGGCTCGGGGCTGGCATTACCGTACTGGAAACCTTCGCTCCCAAGGAAACGGCGGCAGTCATCAAGGAGCACCGGGTTACGGTCATGTACGGCGTCCCGCCGATGTACAACCTGCTGTCCCGTCTGGCCCAGCCCGACGCCTTGCGCTCCGTCCGCATCTTCGTTTCCGGCGGCGCCTCGCTGCCGGTGGAAGTGGCCAAACAGTTCGAAAGCATTTACGGTACGCCGATTATCGAAGGCTACGGTCTGTCGGAAGCCTCACCGGTAGTCACCTTCAACCTGCCGGAAAAGAGAAAATACGGCTCCATCGGCAAAGCTCTGCCGGGCATCACTGTCGCCATTGTAACTGAGGACGGTCAACAGTTGGGCACAGGGGAAATCGGCGAACTGGTTGTACGAGGCCCGATTGTCATGCAGGGCTACTGGAATCTGCCGGAACAGACGGCCCAGTCACTGCGGGACGGCTGGCTTCACACCGGTGATATTGCCTACCGGGATGAAGATGGCTACTTTTTCATTGTCGATCGCCTGAAAGACATGATTATCAGCAGCGGCGAAAATGTCTATCCCCGCGAAATCGAAGAACTGCTCTATACCTATCCCGGCGTGGTGGAGGCGGCCGTCATCGGCGTACCCGACAGCCTGCGGGGACAGGCTATCCGCGCCTATTTGGTCATGCGGGAGGGAGCGTCCTTTAACAAACGGGCCGTGAAGGAATTTCTGCAGGCCCGGCTGGCACCGTATAAGCAGCCCCGTGACATTGTCGTGGTTGACGCCCTGCCGAAAACTCCGACGGGCAAGCTGTTAAAACGGGCGCTGCGGGAAGAAGCGGCCGCCACCAAAAGTTAG
- a CDS encoding methyl-accepting chemotaxis protein → MGQTRLNGVQPFMDRLGNCSLKTKFIAGLITVSAIISAISLFTFYLLFSSMDKLNTMIQITIESNEIYNKAKATEDSATQFLTLKKQEDREAITAQMDEIARHLTYLEATVNDQESQSKLGSVKALTANYNERLTALISFTEAGQLTQAIAAKEELVKATNFLKTGTDELIATELSHDKSMKEKLDREARLTSLISVALLLLVAAASTAGAGRFSNQIANHLSQMARYAQQIAGGNLQTEKIRVKSRDDLALLAEAFNQMSETLRQLIGKINGTSTQVAQSVGTLKTAMQQNSRAIEQIASSIQQVSDGTGRQFQASEQAADIITQLYERNKTIAENAGSVTAATGQAAEAANAGKEKMNSLQSQMDVIQQKIVDAKEITDHLQARSQDIRQVLDSITSLASQTNLLSLNASIEAARAGEYGRGFTVVADEIRKLSSNTAEAAKDITKMLQDIQTRSHSVATSMTTGVEEVKEGLHLAEEAILSFHNIVTTSENADTQVKNINREIEDIAKDIAQVEETSQNILQIAKSSADGSSEVAAAIEEQSASMEEILSSLSIVSDMTEELKQCILRFKL, encoded by the coding sequence ATGGGCCAAACCAGGCTAAATGGGGTTCAGCCGTTCATGGACAGGCTTGGCAACTGTTCGTTAAAAACCAAGTTTATTGCCGGTCTGATTACGGTTTCTGCTATTATAAGCGCCATCAGTCTATTTACCTTTTATCTGTTATTTTCATCCATGGACAAGCTGAATACCATGATCCAGATTACTATCGAAAGCAATGAAATTTACAACAAGGCCAAAGCGACCGAAGACAGCGCCACTCAGTTTCTTACCCTGAAAAAACAGGAAGACCGGGAAGCTATTACCGCCCAAATGGACGAAATAGCACGGCATCTGACTTATCTCGAAGCAACGGTGAATGATCAGGAAAGCCAATCCAAACTGGGTTCGGTAAAAGCGCTGACCGCCAATTACAACGAACGGTTGACTGCGCTGATCAGCTTTACCGAAGCGGGGCAGTTGACCCAGGCCATCGCCGCCAAGGAAGAGCTGGTCAAAGCGACTAATTTTCTTAAAACAGGCACTGATGAGCTAATTGCCACCGAGCTAAGTCATGACAAATCTATGAAGGAAAAACTGGATCGCGAGGCCCGGCTGACCAGCCTGATCAGCGTGGCCCTGCTGCTTCTGGTGGCTGCAGCCAGCACGGCCGGTGCCGGACGATTCTCCAATCAGATCGCCAACCATCTCAGTCAAATGGCCCGCTATGCCCAGCAGATTGCCGGCGGCAACCTGCAAACCGAAAAAATCAGGGTAAAATCCCGGGACGATCTTGCCTTGCTGGCCGAAGCCTTCAATCAAATGTCTGAAACGCTCCGACAACTGATCGGAAAAATCAACGGTACCAGCACACAGGTAGCCCAGTCGGTGGGCACCCTGAAAACGGCTATGCAGCAAAACTCCCGGGCTATTGAGCAGATCGCATCGTCCATTCAGCAAGTATCGGACGGAACGGGCCGGCAGTTTCAGGCCTCGGAGCAGGCCGCCGACATCATTACCCAGCTCTACGAGCGCAACAAAACCATCGCCGAAAATGCCGGCTCCGTCACGGCGGCTACCGGTCAGGCTGCCGAAGCGGCCAACGCCGGCAAGGAAAAGATGAATTCTCTGCAAAGCCAGATGGACGTCATCCAGCAAAAGATTGTCGATGCCAAAGAAATCACCGACCATTTGCAAGCCCGTTCCCAGGATATCCGGCAGGTTCTTGACAGCATCACCAGCCTGGCCTCCCAGACCAACCTGCTGTCGCTCAATGCTTCCATTGAAGCCGCCAGGGCCGGAGAGTATGGCCGGGGCTTTACCGTCGTGGCCGATGAAATCAGGAAGCTCTCATCCAATACGGCTGAAGCTGCCAAGGATATTACTAAAATGCTGCAGGACATTCAGACCCGTTCCCACTCGGTTGCCACCAGCATGACCACCGGCGTCGAGGAAGTGAAGGAAGGCCTGCATCTGGCCGAAGAAGCCATCCTTTCCTTCCATAATATTGTGACCACCAGCGAAAATGCCGACACCCAGGTCAAAAACATCAACCGGGAAATCGAAGATATCGCCAAGGACATTGCCCAGGTGGAAGAAACCAGCCAAAATATCCTACAGATCGCCAAAAGCTCTGCCGACGGCAGCAGTGAAGTGGCCGCCGCCATTGAGGAGCAGAGCGCCAGTATGGAAGAAATTCTTTCCTCCCTGAGCATCGTATCGGATATGACGGAAGAGTTGAAACAGTGCATTCTTAGGTTCAAGCTGTAG
- a CDS encoding NUDIX hydrolase — protein MHWLEAVRKYHPYNEQEAKDKELFLCYATRFDDILTRDNELLHVTASACVINPARDKMLMVHHNIYKSWSWTGGHADGESDLLQVACREVQEETGVKVIRPVIPGVFSLDLLPVLAHYRRGRYVAPHLHLSLAYLLEVTEDQALVVKQDENSAVRWIPLAEIGGCTGEPHMKKVYTKLMEKVKALADG, from the coding sequence ATGCATTGGCTGGAAGCGGTTAGGAAGTATCATCCCTATAACGAACAGGAAGCAAAGGATAAGGAACTTTTTTTATGCTATGCCACCCGGTTCGACGATATATTGACCAGGGATAACGAGTTGCTTCATGTCACGGCTTCGGCCTGCGTGATCAATCCGGCCCGGGATAAAATGCTGATGGTGCATCACAATATATATAAGTCCTGGTCCTGGACAGGCGGGCATGCCGATGGCGAAAGTGATCTCTTGCAGGTCGCCTGCCGGGAAGTACAGGAAGAGACCGGTGTCAAAGTGATCCGCCCGGTTATTCCCGGCGTATTTTCTCTCGATCTGCTCCCGGTGCTGGCTCATTACCGGCGGGGACGCTATGTGGCTCCACATCTTCACCTCTCACTGGCCTATCTGCTGGAAGTGACGGAAGATCAGGCGCTGGTTGTGAAGCAGGATGAAAATAGCGCGGTCCGTTGGATACCGCTGGCCGAGATTGGCGGTTGTACCGGGGAGCCGCATATGAAAAAGGTCTATACGAAACTGATGGAGAAGGTGAAAGCCCTGGCCGACGGTTAG